A region of the Corvus moneduloides isolate bCorMon1 chromosome 26, bCorMon1.pri, whole genome shotgun sequence genome:
AGTGCTCAGGGACAATGAGCTGCGGGCAGTGAAGAGCCATTCCCTGCAGGGGTTGTTCCTGCTGAAGCACCTGTAAGCACcgtgccctgcccaggacagggggctcctgcctgcccctccctggggccctgctgctcagcccagccccgggcAAGTGGCCTTGGTCCCTCCGGGGATGCAGGCTGCAGAGGCAAGTAAAAGCAACAGGGCAAATGGAAGTGACATTTGGTGTTCTGACTGGAACAGGGATTTGTCTGGCAATGAGATTGTGTCCATTGAGGAACGTGCTTTCGAGCCACTGCCTTTCCTGAAGCTTCTGTGAGTGATAAAGTTTCCTCCTGGGGTTTTAGTGAAGTCTTTGCATTGGGCACCCTTCCTGTGTCGGAAAATGCTCCCGTTCTTTTCCCAGCAGTCCCTAAatctgccctgctcagggcccagctgagctgcagaggtcAATGCCGATGGCTGGACGGCCACGCCGGGGGCACAGATCCCAGCAGGGTCGTCCACACGCAGCCATCAGAGCAGCCAGTTCTTGCAGGCTCGGCTGCATGCTGGCACAGAAATAGAGTCAGCCCTTgggcccttcccttcccctcctgggcaggctacaaacactgagaaagcagcagcttccccccTCTTCCACCTTGCATTTGCACCTTTCCTGCCAAGGGATCCCGCTTCAGCCCCTCTTCCTGTGGGACAGGCCCGATTCCGTTGTGTGAcctcctctttccccagaaACCTCTCCGGGAATGGCCTCACGCAGATCCGCAGCGGCACTTTCCAGGCCTGGCACGGGATGcagtttctccaggagctgTAAGTGGGACCAGGGCTCAAGGCAGGGCAGAGCGAGTCTCTGCAGGGTCTCTGCAGGGTCAGCGGGCAAGAGCAGATTTGCCCTCTGCAAAGTCCTGATTCTGACCGGGGGTGTCAGCCAGG
Encoded here:
- the LOC116455821 gene encoding leucine-rich repeat-containing protein 37A3-like, whose product is MQAAEASKSNRANGSDIWCSDWNRDLSGNEIVSIEERAFEPLPFLKLLNLSGNGLTQIRSGTFQAWHGMQFLQELILSHNPLAVIADAAFFKLPAVSSL